A single Iodidimonas sp. SYSU 1G8 DNA region contains:
- a CDS encoding NADP-dependent malic enzyme — MAEQKFTDREALLFHTMGQPGKIEIVSTKPMATQRDLSLAYSPGVAVPVRAIAEDPSCAYDYTSKGNLVAVISNGTAILGLGNLGALASKPVMEGKAVLFKRFADVDSIDLEVDTENVEDFINCVRLLEPSFGGINLEDIKAPECFIIEQRLRELMNIPVFHDDQHGTAIIAAAGLINALDLTGRDIRDVKVVVNGAGAASIACVELIKAMGVPHNNVIVCDTKGVLYQGRTEGMNQWKSAHAVVTDHRTLAEAMAGADVAMGLSAQGAYSAEMVASMAPNPIIFAMANPDPEITPEEVDAIRTDAIVATGRSDYPNQVNNVLGFPYIFRGALDVRATTINEDMKIAAARALAELAREDVPDEVAVAYAGNRPSYGPGYIIPAPFDPRLISRIPAAVAQAAMESGVARRPIMDMDAYRAKLSGRLNPTADFLQNIYQSVRTTPKRVVFAEGEEEKVIRAAIAFRNAGYGTPLLVGREELIHASMAAMGIEDLAGIEVHNARESQNNEAYADFLYKRLQRSGSLYRDCVRMVNNDRNVFAACMVAFGHADAVVTGLTRNYFVTYEEIRRVIDPLPAHTVFGLSMIVTRDRTVFMADTQVNELPTAEQLVQIVKGAAATARRFGHEPRVALLSYANFGHPEGFRSDHIREAVRMLAEQKPDFEFDGEMSADVALNPELQKLYPFMGLSGPANVLVMPALHSANLSSKLLQELGGGTVIGPLLSGLERSVQIVPMNAGASDLVNMAALAAFGAELL, encoded by the coding sequence ATGGCCGAACAGAAATTCACCGATCGCGAAGCGCTGCTGTTCCACACGATGGGTCAGCCGGGCAAAATCGAAATCGTCTCCACCAAGCCGATGGCAACCCAGCGCGACCTGTCGCTGGCCTATTCGCCCGGCGTCGCCGTGCCGGTGCGCGCGATCGCGGAAGATCCGTCCTGCGCCTATGACTACACCTCCAAGGGTAATCTGGTCGCGGTGATTTCCAATGGCACCGCCATTCTGGGCCTGGGCAATCTGGGCGCGCTGGCGTCCAAGCCGGTGATGGAAGGCAAGGCGGTTCTGTTCAAACGCTTCGCCGACGTGGATTCCATCGATCTAGAGGTCGATACCGAGAACGTCGAGGATTTCATCAATTGCGTTCGCCTGCTGGAGCCCAGCTTTGGCGGCATCAACCTCGAGGACATCAAGGCGCCCGAGTGCTTCATCATCGAGCAGCGGCTGCGCGAGCTGATGAACATCCCCGTGTTCCATGACGACCAGCACGGCACGGCGATCATCGCCGCCGCCGGCCTGATCAACGCGCTGGACCTGACCGGCCGTGACATCCGGGACGTGAAGGTCGTTGTCAATGGCGCCGGCGCCGCCTCGATCGCTTGCGTCGAGCTGATCAAGGCCATGGGCGTGCCGCACAACAACGTCATCGTCTGCGACACCAAGGGCGTGCTGTACCAGGGCCGCACCGAAGGCATGAACCAGTGGAAATCGGCGCATGCCGTGGTCACCGACCACCGCACGCTGGCCGAAGCCATGGCCGGCGCCGACGTGGCCATGGGCCTGTCGGCCCAAGGCGCCTATTCGGCCGAGATGGTCGCCAGCATGGCGCCGAACCCGATCATCTTCGCCATGGCCAATCCCGACCCGGAAATCACCCCCGAGGAAGTGGACGCCATCCGCACCGACGCCATCGTCGCCACCGGCCGGTCGGACTATCCGAACCAGGTCAACAACGTGCTGGGCTTCCCCTACATCTTCCGCGGCGCGCTCGACGTGCGCGCGACCACCATCAACGAGGACATGAAGATCGCCGCCGCCCGCGCCCTGGCCGAGCTGGCGCGCGAGGACGTGCCCGATGAAGTCGCCGTCGCCTACGCCGGCAATCGCCCGTCCTACGGTCCGGGCTACATCATTCCGGCGCCGTTCGACCCGCGCCTGATCAGCCGCATTCCCGCCGCCGTCGCCCAGGCGGCCATGGAGTCCGGCGTCGCCCGCCGTCCGATCATGGACATGGACGCCTACCGCGCCAAGCTGAGCGGCCGCCTCAACCCGACCGCGGACTTCCTGCAGAACATCTACCAGAGCGTGCGCACCACGCCCAAGCGCGTGGTGTTCGCCGAGGGCGAGGAGGAAAAGGTCATCCGCGCCGCCATCGCGTTCCGCAACGCAGGCTACGGCACGCCGCTGCTGGTCGGCCGCGAGGAGCTCATCCACGCCAGCATGGCGGCCATGGGAATCGAGGATCTGGCCGGCATCGAGGTGCACAACGCGCGCGAGAGCCAGAACAACGAGGCCTATGCCGACTTCCTGTACAAGCGGCTGCAGCGCAGCGGCTCGCTGTACCGCGACTGCGTGCGCATGGTGAATAACGACCGCAACGTGTTCGCCGCCTGCATGGTCGCCTTTGGCCACGCCGACGCCGTCGTCACCGGCCTGACCCGTAATTACTTCGTCACCTACGAGGAAATCCGCCGCGTCATCGACCCGCTGCCCGCGCACACCGTGTTCGGCCTGTCCATGATCGTCACACGCGACCGCACCGTGTTCATGGCCGACACCCAGGTCAACGAACTGCCGACGGCCGAGCAGCTGGTCCAGATCGTCAAGGGTGCCGCCGCGACCGCCCGCCGCTTCGGCCACGAACCGCGCGTCGCCCTGTTGTCCTATGCCAATTTCGGTCACCCGGAAGGCTTCCGCAGCGATCACATCCGCGAGGCAGTGCGCATGCTCGCCGAACAGAAGCCCGACTTCGAGTTCGACGGCGAAATGTCCGCCGACGTCGCGCTGAACCCGGAGTTGCAGAAGCTCTATCCGTTCATGGGCCTGTCGGGTCCGGCCAACGTGCTGGTCATGCCGGCGCTGCATTCGGCCAATTTGTCGTCCAAGCTGCTGCAGGAGCTGGGCGGCGGCACCGTCATCGGCCCGCTGCTGAGCGGCCTGGAGCGCTCGGTGCAGATCGTGCCGATGAACGCCGGTGCCTCCGACCTGGTCAACATGGCCGCCCTCGCCGCCTTCGGCGCGGAACTGCTCTAG
- a CDS encoding GNAT family N-acyltransferase has protein sequence MAQDESEIIAAQHLRYRVFYEEMGAAATQQMARDKLDVDEFDPICDHLLVIDHSLPADESVVGTYRLLREEVAIANDGFYSASEYDLSPLFMGRDANTARQHGQFLELGRSCVRAEYRSNATIQFLWKGIAEYVYQHKVSYLFGCASLPGTDLTDHAEALSYLYHNFRAPEELCVYAVPSRHIEMNMMAADQIRERDVVKALPPLIKGYLRCGCYIGDGAVIDKQFGTTDVFILQSIARVPDKYFAHLARRERPL, from the coding sequence TTGGCGCAAGACGAGTCCGAAATCATTGCCGCGCAACATCTCCGTTACCGGGTCTTCTACGAGGAGATGGGTGCCGCCGCCACCCAGCAGATGGCGCGCGACAAGCTGGACGTGGATGAATTCGACCCCATCTGCGATCATCTTCTGGTCATCGACCATTCGCTGCCCGCGGACGAGTCCGTCGTGGGGACGTACCGGCTGCTGAGGGAAGAAGTCGCCATCGCCAATGACGGGTTCTATTCGGCGTCCGAATACGACCTCAGCCCGCTGTTCATGGGCCGTGACGCGAACACCGCGCGCCAGCACGGGCAGTTTCTCGAACTGGGCCGCTCCTGCGTGCGGGCGGAATACCGGTCGAACGCCACCATCCAGTTTCTCTGGAAGGGCATCGCCGAGTATGTCTATCAGCACAAGGTGTCGTATCTGTTCGGGTGCGCCAGCCTGCCGGGCACGGATCTGACGGATCATGCCGAGGCGCTGTCCTACCTTTACCACAACTTCCGCGCGCCGGAGGAACTGTGCGTCTACGCCGTGCCGTCGCGTCATATCGAGATGAACATGATGGCCGCCGATCAGATCCGCGAAAGGGATGTGGTCAAGGCTTTGCCACCGCTGATCAAGGGCTATCTGCGCTGCGGCTGCTACATCGGTGACGGGGCGGTGATCGACAAGCAGTTCGGCACCACCGACGTGTTCATCCTCCAGTCCATCGCCCGCGTGCCGGACAAGTATTTCGCCCATCTGGCCCGGCGCGAACGTCCGCTCTGA
- a CDS encoding AmpG family muropeptide MFS transporter encodes MTESATYVLPRPWIERLTRSAVFFEKRVFLFFFLGFASGLPFVLPFGTLTYWLTEVGTDKGEVGLFTLVTLPFAFKFVWAPIIDRLPFPVLNGLLGRRRGWLFGIQIALIGAILLMASSDPGPGHLTLTAMAAVLVAFLSASQDIVIDGLRVELLDERQQGAGVAAYTIGYRIALLITSAGILLVAGHGGWPIAYAAVALLMLVGVAATLLTPEPPLPSADDAQAQETDARAFLGRWPGIPSPLHGAAAWFYVAVAAPFIEFFRRFGVFALIVLALVLFYKLGDTLAAMMTGPFYLELGFTLDQVGLISKPVGLVATIAGALLGGVMVNRLGVMKSLWIGGLVQLFSNFTYVLLAWAGPDPWVLGATIGIENFASGVGVTAFIAYMSGLCNISYTVTQYALLSSLMNVGRTLLSAPAGYVAEAVNWPMYFSLTVLAAVPGLVLLYFVTRHFGSVTKQTPPVN; translated from the coding sequence ATGACCGAATCCGCCACTTATGTGTTGCCACGGCCCTGGATCGAGCGGCTGACACGGTCGGCCGTGTTCTTCGAGAAGAGGGTTTTCCTGTTCTTCTTCCTCGGCTTTGCCTCGGGACTGCCGTTCGTGCTGCCGTTCGGCACGCTGACCTACTGGTTGACCGAAGTGGGCACGGACAAGGGCGAGGTGGGCCTGTTCACGCTGGTGACGCTGCCCTTTGCCTTCAAGTTCGTCTGGGCGCCGATCATCGACCGGTTGCCATTCCCGGTTCTGAACGGGCTGCTCGGACGCCGACGCGGCTGGCTGTTCGGCATCCAGATCGCCCTGATCGGCGCGATCCTGCTGATGGCGTCGTCCGATCCGGGGCCGGGGCACCTGACGCTCACCGCCATGGCGGCCGTCCTCGTGGCCTTTCTGTCGGCCAGTCAGGACATCGTCATCGACGGCCTGCGGGTGGAGCTGCTGGACGAACGCCAGCAGGGCGCCGGCGTCGCCGCCTATACCATCGGCTATCGGATCGCCCTGCTGATCACCAGCGCCGGTATCCTGCTGGTGGCCGGCCATGGCGGCTGGCCCATCGCCTACGCCGCCGTCGCGCTGCTCATGCTGGTCGGCGTGGCCGCCACCTTGCTGACACCGGAGCCGCCCCTGCCGTCCGCCGACGACGCACAGGCACAGGAGACCGACGCGCGGGCGTTTCTGGGACGTTGGCCGGGTATTCCGTCGCCGCTGCACGGTGCGGCGGCCTGGTTCTACGTGGCCGTCGCCGCGCCCTTCATCGAATTCTTCCGGCGTTTCGGCGTCTTCGCCCTGATCGTGCTGGCCCTGGTGCTGTTCTACAAGCTGGGCGACACGCTCGCGGCGATGATGACCGGTCCGTTCTATCTGGAACTGGGTTTCACGCTGGATCAGGTGGGGCTCATCAGCAAGCCCGTTGGCCTCGTCGCCACCATCGCCGGCGCCCTGCTGGGCGGGGTCATGGTGAATCGCCTGGGGGTGATGAAAAGCCTCTGGATCGGCGGGCTCGTCCAACTGTTCTCGAATTTCACCTACGTGCTGCTGGCGTGGGCCGGCCCGGACCCATGGGTGCTGGGCGCGACCATCGGTATCGAGAATTTCGCCAGCGGCGTCGGCGTGACGGCGTTCATCGCCTACATGTCGGGGCTGTGCAACATCTCCTACACCGTGACCCAGTACGCGCTGCTGTCGTCGCTGATGAACGTAGGTCGCACGCTGCTGTCGGCGCCGGCCGGCTACGTCGCGGAAGCGGTGAACTGGCCGATGTATTTCTCGCTCACCGTGCTGGCCGCCGTGCCAGGTCTGGTCCTGCTGTACTTCGTGACACGGCATTTCGGGTCCGTAACAAAACAGACTCCCCCGGTTAATTGA
- a CDS encoding potassium transporter Kup, whose product MSPDTHKQSFVRLALGAVGVVFGDIGTSPLYTMKEAFAGAHPLALDAPHVYGVISLIFWAVMAIVSFKYVMLMMRADNKGEGGSLALLTLVSHLTQSSRLFPVVALLGIFAAALFYGDSMITPAISVLGAVEGLEIAAPGLHDLIVPITVVILIGLFVIQKHGTAVVGRFFGPIMLVWFLTLAGLGVLNIIDHPEILAAVNPYYAVDFFIKDQWIAFLALGSVVLAVTGAEALYADMGHFGRPPIRRGWFALVLPALMLNYFGQGALLINDPAAIDNPFYRLAPDWALWPLLGLATLAAIIASQAVISGAFSVTRQAVQLGYLPRLRVQHTSEAAIGQIYVPFVNWSLLVAVILLVLGFGSSTNLAAAYGVAVTATMFIDTLLLAFVMFMLWRIPRWRAIALLTVFVIIDLAFLGANLTKIPDGGWFPLFAGLALFVLLTTWKRGRLLVRASQARDAIPTDTFLASLSAKIQRVPGTAVYMSGRSDGVPHALLHNLKHNKVLHDTNIFLTMQIEEVPRLNNEEALECTELREGFFRIIYHYGFMQDPDVPRALRLAAAHGFTFNMMQTSFFLGRETVIPSVRPGMAMWRESLFAWMTRNAASAMDFFEIPANRVVEMGSQIEI is encoded by the coding sequence TTGTCCCCAGACACCCACAAGCAGTCTTTCGTCCGGCTCGCGCTCGGCGCCGTCGGGGTCGTGTTCGGCGACATCGGCACCAGCCCGCTCTACACCATGAAGGAGGCGTTCGCCGGCGCGCATCCCCTGGCGCTGGACGCACCCCATGTCTACGGCGTGATCTCGCTGATCTTCTGGGCGGTCATGGCGATCGTGTCGTTCAAGTACGTCATGCTGATGATGCGGGCCGACAACAAGGGCGAGGGCGGCAGCCTGGCCCTGCTGACGCTGGTCAGCCATCTGACCCAGAGCTCCCGGCTGTTTCCGGTGGTGGCCCTGCTGGGCATCTTCGCGGCGGCGCTGTTCTACGGCGACAGCATGATCACGCCCGCCATCTCGGTGCTGGGCGCCGTCGAGGGACTGGAAATCGCCGCGCCCGGCCTGCATGACCTCATCGTGCCGATCACGGTGGTGATCCTGATCGGCCTGTTCGTCATCCAGAAGCATGGCACCGCGGTGGTCGGGCGCTTCTTCGGTCCCATCATGCTGGTCTGGTTCCTGACCCTGGCCGGGCTGGGCGTGCTCAATATCATCGATCATCCGGAAATCCTGGCCGCGGTGAACCCCTATTACGCGGTGGACTTCTTCATCAAGGATCAGTGGATCGCCTTCCTGGCCCTTGGCTCGGTCGTCCTCGCCGTCACGGGCGCCGAGGCGCTCTATGCCGATATGGGTCATTTTGGCCGTCCGCCGATCCGGCGCGGCTGGTTCGCGCTCGTCCTGCCGGCGCTGATGCTGAACTATTTCGGTCAGGGCGCGCTGCTGATCAACGACCCGGCGGCGATCGACAACCCGTTCTATCGCCTCGCGCCCGACTGGGCGTTGTGGCCTCTGCTCGGCCTCGCCACGCTGGCCGCCATCATCGCCTCGCAGGCGGTCATCTCCGGCGCGTTCTCGGTCACGCGCCAGGCGGTGCAGCTGGGCTACCTGCCGCGCCTGCGCGTCCAGCACACCTCCGAGGCAGCGATCGGCCAGATCTACGTGCCCTTCGTCAACTGGTCGCTGCTGGTCGCCGTGATCCTGCTGGTGCTGGGTTTCGGGTCATCGACCAATCTCGCGGCGGCCTATGGCGTCGCCGTGACGGCGACCATGTTCATCGACACGCTGCTGCTGGCCTTCGTCATGTTCATGCTCTGGCGCATTCCGCGCTGGCGGGCGATCGCGCTGCTGACCGTGTTCGTCATCATCGATCTGGCCTTCCTCGGCGCGAACCTCACCAAGATTCCCGATGGGGGCTGGTTCCCGCTGTTTGCCGGCCTTGCCCTGTTCGTGTTGCTGACCACGTGGAAGCGCGGCCGCCTGCTGGTGCGCGCCAGCCAGGCCCGCGACGCGATTCCCACCGACACGTTCCTCGCGTCCCTGTCGGCCAAGATACAGCGGGTGCCAGGAACGGCGGTCTACATGTCGGGTCGTTCCGATGGCGTGCCCCATGCCCTGCTGCACAACCTCAAGCACAATAAGGTGCTGCACGACACGAACATCTTCCTCACCATGCAGATCGAGGAGGTACCGCGACTGAACAACGAGGAGGCGCTGGAGTGCACCGAGTTGCGTGAAGGTTTCTTCCGCATCATCTATCACTACGGGTTCATGCAGGACCCGGACGTGCCGCGCGCGCTCCGGCTCGCCGCGGCGCATGGCTTCACCTTCAACATGATGCAGACGTCGTTCTTCCTGGGGCGGGAGACGGTCATCCCCAGCGTCCGGCCCGGCATGGCCATGTGGCGCGAGAGCCTGTTCGCCTGGATGACGCGAAACGCGGCCAGCGCCATGGACTTTTTCGAGATCCCCGCCAACCGGGTGGTCGAGATGGGGTCCCAGATCGAGATTTGA
- a CDS encoding YbdD/YjiX family protein, whose amino-acid sequence MRDVRDVHRMLSQMARLMVGLPDYDLYVVHRRMHHPNEPIMTRDEFFRERQESRYGGRGGRIGRCC is encoded by the coding sequence ATGCGTGACGTCCGAGACGTCCACCGAATGCTGTCGCAGATGGCCCGGCTCATGGTCGGGTTGCCCGACTATGATCTCTACGTGGTCCATCGCCGCATGCACCATCCAAATGAACCGATCATGACGCGCGACGAATTCTTCCGCGAGCGCCAGGAAAGCCGTTATGGCGGGCGCGGCGGGCGGATCGGACGCTGCTGCTGA
- a CDS encoding carbon starvation CstA family protein — MGRMLVWALVALVGAGALAVVALSRGEHVNALWIVVASACVYLIAYRFYGLFVATKVLRLDGNRRTPAFVHNDSLDFVPVNRYVLFGHHFAAIAGAGPLVGPVLAAQMGYLPGVLWILAGVVFAGAVQDMVILFLSVRRDGRSLGDMIKSEMGALPGFIAMFGVLMILVILLAVLALVVVKALAVSPWGTFTVIATIPIAFLMGIYGRYIRPGRIAEMSLIGFVLLMLSIVYGQVVAESPTLAPLFTYSGETLALMLIGYGFVASVLPVWLLLAPRDYLSTFLKIGTIVGLAIGILVVMPDLKMPAISRFIDGTGPVFSGTLFPFLFITIACGAVSGFHALVSSGTTPKMLENETQARFIGYGAMLAESFVAVMALIAACVLDPGIYFAMNSPAALIGTTPEAVAATISGWGFAVTPETLEQVARDIGESTILSRAGGAPTLAVGMAEILSAAIGGKALMAFWYHFAILFEALFILTTIDAGTRVCRFMIQDMIGTVVPTLRETSSWTGNLLATGLAVAAWGYFLYQGVVDPLGGINTLWPLFGIANQMLAAIALIFATVVLVKMKRQKYAWVTAAPASWLLICTLTAGWQKLFHENPAIGFLAHARKFGDAIAAGEVLAPAKTLDEMRRIVFNDYVDAALCGLFMAVVIAMLVAAFVSIRRALADPEPSARETVERVHA, encoded by the coding sequence ATGGGACGCATGCTTGTCTGGGCGCTTGTCGCCCTTGTGGGCGCCGGCGCGCTCGCGGTGGTGGCGCTCAGCAGGGGCGAGCATGTCAACGCCCTGTGGATTGTCGTCGCCTCGGCCTGCGTCTACCTGATCGCCTACCGCTTCTACGGCCTGTTCGTCGCGACCAAGGTTCTGCGCCTCGACGGTAACCGGCGCACTCCCGCCTTTGTTCACAATGACAGTCTGGATTTCGTGCCGGTCAACCGGTACGTGCTGTTCGGTCATCACTTCGCGGCCATCGCCGGTGCTGGCCCGCTAGTCGGCCCGGTGCTGGCCGCGCAGATGGGCTATCTGCCGGGTGTTCTCTGGATCCTGGCGGGCGTGGTCTTTGCCGGCGCCGTGCAGGACATGGTGATCCTGTTCCTCTCGGTACGGCGCGACGGCCGTTCGCTGGGCGACATGATCAAGTCGGAAATGGGCGCGCTGCCGGGGTTCATCGCCATGTTCGGCGTGCTGATGATCCTGGTCATCCTGCTCGCGGTGCTGGCGCTGGTGGTCGTGAAGGCCCTTGCCGTCAGTCCGTGGGGCACGTTCACGGTGATCGCGACGATTCCCATCGCGTTCCTCATGGGCATTTACGGACGCTACATACGGCCCGGCCGGATCGCCGAGATGTCGCTGATCGGCTTCGTGCTGCTGATGCTGTCCATTGTCTACGGGCAGGTGGTCGCGGAAAGCCCCACGCTCGCGCCCTTGTTCACCTATTCCGGCGAGACCCTCGCCCTGATGCTGATCGGCTATGGCTTCGTTGCCTCCGTGCTGCCGGTCTGGTTGTTGCTGGCGCCGCGCGATTATCTGTCGACCTTCCTCAAGATCGGTACCATCGTCGGTCTCGCCATCGGCATTCTGGTGGTGATGCCTGATCTGAAGATGCCGGCCATCAGCCGCTTCATCGACGGCACCGGTCCGGTCTTCAGCGGTACGCTGTTCCCGTTCCTGTTCATCACCATCGCCTGCGGCGCCGTCTCCGGTTTTCACGCGCTGGTTTCATCGGGCACCACGCCCAAGATGCTGGAGAACGAGACCCAGGCGCGCTTCATCGGTTATGGCGCCATGCTGGCCGAATCCTTCGTCGCGGTGATGGCGCTGATCGCCGCCTGCGTGCTGGATCCCGGTATCTATTTCGCCATGAACAGTCCGGCGGCGTTGATCGGCACCACGCCCGAGGCCGTCGCCGCGACCATTTCCGGCTGGGGCTTCGCTGTCACGCCCGAGACCTTGGAGCAGGTCGCGCGCGACATCGGCGAAAGCACCATCCTGTCCCGTGCCGGCGGCGCCCCGACGCTGGCTGTGGGCATGGCGGAAATCCTGTCGGCGGCGATCGGCGGCAAGGCGCTCATGGCTTTCTGGTATCATTTCGCCATCCTGTTCGAGGCCCTGTTCATCCTGACCACCATCGACGCCGGCACCCGGGTGTGCCGCTTCATGATCCAGGACATGATCGGCACGGTCGTGCCGACGCTGCGCGAAACCTCGTCCTGGACCGGCAATCTGCTCGCCACCGGGCTTGCCGTCGCGGCGTGGGGATATTTCCTCTATCAGGGCGTGGTCGATCCGCTGGGTGGCATCAACACTCTCTGGCCGCTGTTCGGCATCGCCAACCAGATGCTGGCCGCTATCGCCCTGATTTTCGCCACCGTCGTGCTGGTCAAGATGAAGCGTCAGAAATACGCATGGGTCACCGCGGCGCCCGCGTCGTGGCTGCTGATCTGCACGCTGACGGCCGGATGGCAGAAGCTGTTCCACGAAAACCCGGCGATCGGCTTCCTCGCCCATGCGCGCAAGTTCGGTGACGCCATCGCGGCGGGCGAAGTGCTGGCGCCCGCCAAAACGCTGGACGAAATGCGGCGGATCGTTTTCAATGATTACGTGGACGCCGCCCTGTGCGGCCTGTTCATGGCCGTCGTCATCGCCATGCTGGTCGCCGCATTCGTGAGCATCCGCCGCGCGCTCGCCGATCCCGAACCCAGCGCGCGCGAGACAGTGGAGCGCGTCCATGCGTGA
- a CDS encoding branched-chain amino acid ABC transporter substrate-binding protein: protein MTRFRTSLLALVAVGLLSACSESEDIVIGVAGPVTGAEAAIGEQFLRGAKKAVADINAQGGVNGKQLKLAIGDDVCDPKQAVSVANDFASQGVVFVAGHYCSGASIPASDVYADANIVQISPASTNPQLTERGLPGVFRVCGRDDAQGPMAAEYVAARFQGKRIAVVNDKSTYGKGLADQFAASARAKGVEPVLEEAITAGEKDYSALVTKLKEAAADYVYFGGYKTEAGLIVRQMRAAGLSSVLIGGDALVTEEFWAITGDAGAGTLMTFGPDPRLIPANDALVKAFRADNYEPEAYTLYTYAAIQAWAQAANKAGTTDFEAVTAALKNNSFDTALGALKFDAKGDNSAPGYVFYVWKDGKYVYAE from the coding sequence ATGACGCGGTTCCGGACTTCGCTTCTCGCTCTTGTCGCCGTCGGCCTGCTGTCCGCCTGTTCGGAATCGGAGGACATCGTCATCGGCGTCGCCGGGCCGGTGACCGGCGCCGAGGCGGCGATCGGCGAACAATTCCTGCGCGGCGCGAAAAAGGCGGTCGCCGATATCAACGCCCAGGGCGGCGTGAACGGCAAGCAGCTCAAGCTTGCCATCGGCGACGACGTCTGCGATCCCAAGCAGGCCGTCAGCGTCGCCAATGATTTCGCCTCCCAGGGCGTGGTCTTCGTCGCCGGCCACTATTGCTCTGGCGCCTCGATCCCGGCCTCGGACGTCTATGCGGACGCCAATATCGTGCAGATCTCGCCGGCCTCCACCAACCCGCAGCTGACCGAGCGGGGTCTGCCGGGTGTGTTCCGCGTCTGCGGACGGGACGATGCGCAAGGCCCCATGGCCGCGGAGTACGTGGCCGCCAGGTTCCAGGGCAAGCGCATCGCCGTGGTCAATGACAAGTCGACCTATGGCAAGGGCCTCGCCGACCAGTTCGCGGCCTCCGCGCGCGCCAAGGGCGTCGAGCCGGTGCTCGAGGAAGCCATCACGGCGGGCGAGAAGGATTACAGCGCCCTCGTCACCAAGCTGAAGGAAGCCGCCGCGGATTACGTCTATTTCGGCGGCTACAAGACCGAAGCGGGCCTGATCGTGCGCCAGATGCGCGCCGCCGGCCTGAGTTCGGTGCTGATCGGCGGCGATGCTCTGGTTACCGAGGAGTTCTGGGCAATCACCGGCGACGCGGGCGCCGGCACGCTGATGACCTTCGGCCCCGATCCCCGTCTGATCCCGGCCAATGACGCGCTGGTGAAAGCGTTCCGGGCCGATAACTACGAGCCCGAGGCCTATACCCTGTACACCTACGCCGCGATCCAGGCTTGGGCGCAGGCGGCGAACAAGGCTGGCACCACCGACTTCGAGGCGGTGACCGCCGCGCTGAAGAACAACAGCTTCGACACGGCGCTCGGCGCGCTCAAATTCGACGCAAAGGGCGATAATTCCGCGCCCGGTTACGTCTTTTATGTCTGGAAAGACGGCAAGTACGTCTACGCCGAGTAA
- a CDS encoding DUF6867 family protein gives MNWPALLGTSWSVTLAVTIIFMGGCAIMTGRALADSWRPAWLVVPYVLLLGLANRFLIFALFNGALLSLSGFVVHTAILLAMALASYRATRARRMVTQYPWLFVRAGPFGWRRRP, from the coding sequence ATGAACTGGCCGGCGCTGCTGGGCACATCCTGGTCGGTCACCCTGGCGGTGACCATCATCTTCATGGGCGGCTGCGCGATCATGACGGGACGCGCGCTGGCCGATAGCTGGCGACCGGCCTGGCTGGTGGTGCCTTACGTCCTCCTGCTCGGCCTGGCCAACCGGTTCCTGATCTTTGCCCTGTTTAACGGGGCGCTGCTGTCATTATCCGGCTTCGTCGTGCACACGGCGATTCTGCTCGCCATGGCGCTGGCGTCGTACCGGGCGACCCGGGCACGGCGCATGGTCACGCAATATCCGTGGCTGTTCGTTCGGGCCGGCCCGTTCGGCTGGCGCCGCCGGCCGTGA
- a CDS encoding ABC transporter ATP-binding protein — protein MLSVQNVHAGYGRIEALHGVDIEVQAGEIVTLVGANGAGKTTLLMTICGKPRASQGRILFEGEDITDLPTFEIVRRGISQVPEGRRIFPRMTVLENLQMGGYAVDPKYFPSDLERVLTLFPLLKQRLTQRGGTLSGGEQQMLAMGRALIGRPRLLLLDEPSLGLAPLVVKQLFEIIGAINRDDNMTIFLIEQNAFQALKLAHRACIMVNGRITLRGTGAELLADPAVQAAYLEGAAPAVPESAP, from the coding sequence ATGCTCAGCGTCCAGAACGTGCATGCGGGATATGGCCGGATCGAGGCGCTGCACGGCGTCGATATCGAAGTCCAGGCTGGCGAGATCGTCACCTTGGTAGGCGCCAATGGCGCGGGCAAGACGACGCTGCTGATGACCATCTGCGGCAAGCCGCGCGCCTCGCAGGGCCGCATCCTGTTCGAGGGCGAGGACATCACCGATCTGCCCACCTTCGAAATCGTCCGGCGCGGCATTTCCCAGGTGCCGGAAGGCCGGCGAATCTTTCCGCGCATGACCGTGCTGGAAAATCTCCAGATGGGCGGCTACGCGGTGGACCCGAAATATTTCCCGTCGGATCTGGAACGGGTACTGACGCTATTTCCCCTGCTGAAGCAGCGGCTGACCCAGCGCGGCGGCACGCTGTCGGGCGGCGAACAGCAGATGCTGGCCATGGGCCGCGCGCTGATCGGCCGCCCGCGCCTGCTGCTGCTCGACGAGCCGTCGCTGGGCCTGGCGCCGCTGGTGGTCAAGCAGCTGTTCGAGATCATCGGCGCCATCAACCGCGACGACAACATGACCATTTTCCTGATCGAACAGAACGCCTTCCAGGCACTGAAGCTGGCGCACCGCGCCTGCATCATGGTCAACGGACGGATTACCCTGCGCGGCACCGGCGCCGAGTTGCTGGCCGATCCGGCGGTCCAGGCGGCCTATTTGGAGGGCGCCGCGCCCGCCGTGCCGGAGTCCGCGCCATGA